In Phormidium ambiguum IAM M-71, one DNA window encodes the following:
- a CDS encoding CHAT domain-containing protein, protein MKNIFKFFRNSGCHRRQTKKVILTFIVAFFIACGLIEIPAFPQFIQSQANPQVLIEQSRKLYDVGNFTEAVTVLQQAVEAFRAKGDKLGEAIALSNLSLTFKQLGQLEKAYSYITESLKLLTNLELKAQNSEFVLVQTLDIQGNLQLELGKAQQALESWKQTDNIYDRINDKIGQIRSQINIAQAQQALGMYRQARTTLEQVNQILETQPDSITKATALRSLGDVLQLIGDLDKSLKLLQQSKNIAENLKSTTEISATLLSLGNTQVALGKRSVTTENNIPQEQSTPLGCINRPASGDALKFYQQAAQSYEQAVNYSTSILTKTQAQLNYLSVLIQLNKWLEAQNLSAEIQSKLSKVPLSHSTISAQINLAQKLICFKQATGADVPAWKEIAQNYAVAIQRANSIKDRRLEAYALGALGGLYLENQNFNYAEETTQKALILAQEIKAEDIAYLWQWQLGYILKSKGDVRSAIASYTEAVNTLKSLRSDLVALNPDIQFSFRDNVEPVYRQLVNLLLKSDNNNLINQKNLKQARDVIEALQLSELENFFREACLQAKPQQIDEIVDKNDPTVAVLYPIILPDRLEIILKLPNDSELRHFTTYKSQSELESTLEKLQQYLKEPDQINQVKKLSGQVYSWLIEPTINELGKKQIKTLVFVLDGYLRNIPMAVLYDNKSQKYLIQKYAIAVAPGLQLVDPKPLERGKLYALIGGVSEERQIEGKKFTPLENVKLELQEIKSEVPRSQQLINQTFTESDLKNQINSVPFSVVHLATHGQFSSNADQTFILTWNELLKVRKFDNLLRLRDPSESRAIELLVLSACQTAAGDRRAALGLAGIAVRAGARSTLATLWSVDDRSTAELMSQFYQELANAQVTKAEALRRAQLTLLAEYEIPYFWAPYVLVGNWL, encoded by the coding sequence ATGAAAAACATTTTTAAGTTTTTTCGGAATAGCGGTTGCCATCGTCGCCAAACTAAAAAAGTAATACTAACTTTTATAGTTGCATTTTTTATCGCTTGTGGATTGATTGAAATTCCAGCTTTTCCTCAATTTATTCAAAGCCAAGCAAATCCTCAAGTGTTAATTGAACAAAGTCGAAAACTTTACGATGTGGGAAATTTTACTGAAGCAGTAACGGTTTTGCAGCAAGCAGTAGAGGCTTTTCGAGCTAAAGGTGATAAATTGGGAGAGGCGATCGCCCTAAGCAATCTATCCCTCACCTTCAAACAACTAGGACAATTAGAAAAAGCCTACTCTTATATTACCGAAAGCTTAAAACTATTAACCAATTTAGAACTTAAAGCTCAGAACTCAGAATTCGTTTTAGTTCAAACCTTAGATATTCAAGGCAATTTACAATTAGAATTAGGAAAAGCTCAACAAGCTTTAGAAAGTTGGAAACAAACCGATAATATTTACGATCGCATCAATGATAAAATTGGTCAAATCCGTAGCCAGATAAACATAGCTCAAGCACAGCAAGCTTTGGGAATGTACCGTCAAGCAAGAACAACTTTAGAACAAGTTAATCAAATCCTTGAAACCCAACCAGATTCTATTACTAAAGCAACCGCTTTGCGTAGTCTTGGTGATGTGCTGCAATTAATTGGTGATTTAGATAAATCTCTCAAACTTTTGCAGCAAAGTAAAAATATTGCAGAAAACTTGAAATCTACTACAGAAATAAGTGCTACTCTGCTTAGTTTAGGAAATACTCAAGTAGCTTTAGGAAAGCGATCGGTAACAACCGAAAACAATATACCTCAAGAACAGTCTACCCCATTAGGCTGCATTAATAGACCCGCTTCTGGTGATGCTTTAAAATTTTATCAGCAAGCTGCTCAATCTTACGAACAAGCTGTTAATTATTCTACTTCAATATTGACAAAAACTCAAGCACAACTAAATTATTTAAGTGTATTAATTCAACTCAACAAATGGCTAGAAGCCCAAAATTTATCGGCTGAAATTCAATCAAAATTATCTAAAGTTCCTTTATCTCATTCGACTATTTCTGCTCAAATTAACTTAGCTCAAAAACTTATATGTTTCAAGCAAGCTACTGGCGCTGACGTACCTGCGTGGAAAGAAATCGCTCAGAATTATGCAGTTGCTATTCAACGAGCAAATAGTATTAAAGATCGTCGTTTGGAAGCTTATGCTCTTGGTGCATTGGGTGGACTTTACTTGGAGAATCAAAACTTTAATTATGCTGAGGAAACTACCCAGAAAGCTCTGATATTAGCGCAAGAAATTAAAGCAGAAGATATTGCTTATTTGTGGCAATGGCAGTTAGGATATATATTGAAAAGTAAGGGGGATGTTAGAAGTGCGATCGCATCTTACACCGAAGCAGTAAACACCCTCAAATCTTTACGCAGTGACTTAGTAGCACTCAATCCCGATATTCAGTTTTCCTTTCGAGATAATGTCGAACCCGTTTATCGGCAATTAGTTAATTTACTGCTAAAATCTGATAATAATAATCTAATTAATCAAAAGAACTTAAAGCAAGCTCGTGATGTAATTGAAGCATTACAATTAAGTGAATTAGAAAATTTTTTCCGAGAGGCTTGTTTACAAGCTAAACCTCAACAAATCGATGAAATAGTTGATAAAAATGACCCAACAGTAGCCGTTCTCTATCCAATTATTTTGCCCGATCGTTTAGAAATTATCTTAAAATTGCCAAATGATAGTGAACTGCGCCATTTTACAACTTATAAATCCCAAAGTGAACTTGAAAGCACCTTGGAAAAACTACAACAATACTTAAAAGAACCAGATCAAATTAATCAGGTAAAAAAATTATCGGGACAGGTGTATAGCTGGTTAATCGAACCGACGATCAATGAATTAGGAAAAAAGCAAATAAAAACTTTAGTATTCGTCCTAGATGGTTACTTACGGAATATTCCAATGGCGGTTTTATACGATAATAAAAGCCAAAAATATTTGATTCAAAAATATGCTATTGCTGTGGCTCCAGGGTTACAACTTGTTGACCCAAAACCTTTGGAACGGGGAAAACTATATGCTTTAATTGGCGGGGTGAGTGAAGAACGGCAAATTGAAGGGAAAAAGTTTACTCCTTTAGAAAATGTCAAACTGGAATTGCAGGAGATTAAATCTGAAGTACCTCGCAGTCAACAACTTATTAATCAGACTTTCACTGAAAGCGACCTAAAAAACCAGATCAACTCAGTTCCCTTTTCGGTAGTTCATTTGGCAACTCATGGTCAGTTTTCTTCTAACGCCGATCAGACTTTTATTCTCACTTGGAACGAACTTTTAAAAGTAAGAAAATTTGATAATTTACTGCGGCTGCGCGATCCTAGTGAGTCAAGAGCGATCGAACTACTAGTTTTAAGTGCTTGTCAAACAGCTGCGGGTGACAGACGGGCGGCTTTAGGATTGGCTGGAATAGCTGTGCGTGCGGGGGCAAGGAGTACACTAGCAACATTGTGGTCAGTGGACGATCGATCGACCGCTGAATTGATGAGCCAATTTTACCAGGAATTAGCTAACGCCCAAGTAACTAAAGCCGAAGCACTACGTCGCGCACAACTCACTTTATTAGCTGAGTATGAAATCCCTTATTTCTGGGCACCTTACGTTTTAGTGGGTAATTGGCTGTAG
- a CDS encoding filamentous hemagglutinin N-terminal domain-containing protein, producing MKLHLLYFWLFNGSILIFILDSQLAVAQIVPDTTLPVNSIATPKGNTTLIEGGTAAGTNLFHSFERFSVPTGGEAFFNNASNIQNIFSRVIGRSISNIDGIIRANGTANLFLINPNGIIFGPNARLNIGGSFLASTANSFKFADGVEFSATNPQNTPLLSINVPIGLQYGKNAGEIRVQGKGQESGVLGKGEIYDSSFNPLEVLSGKSLTLVGGNVVIDGGILQAPDGLVELGGVLGEGTVKLNSDGSLSFPLDVTRADISLINKAGINVLAGGGGSITINARNLDISGYSLLSAGIAYDKGSVDAKAGDITLNTTEALTIASSLIENIVNFGTQAYSGNINITADSVSLTNSGRLDNSFSGFGERKGKGGNINITVSKSVSFDTFTSYGENINITTGSFSLLNGSLQPNSLDSKGEGSSLIISAKDTISLDKGANIFAENVQLITGKLIVGDGVKVSSSASETSSGSLTIKANQSVELRGIDQPSYLFTNTATTQTGGNLIIGTGQLTFQGNTEILTNTKGVANAGDLIIRASDFVKVNPGGGILALTSVNSTGAGGNVTIETGRFEGTPPILRSLGQGKVGRLTIISSEFLPTIIKSQTVPKRTLPPIHIMMSAISVNLFDPTQLIATGCPAASGNSFTVTGRGGLPLLPNEPLRPNNTVSVNWVGDIQEEINSDTQAQKMISSPTNYQLSTTQNKSEIVEATSWIKNNKGQVVLITSAPNILNSSWLTPTICSTTVEAQ from the coding sequence ATGAAGCTGCATCTACTCTATTTTTGGCTGTTTAATGGTAGTATTCTAATTTTTATTTTGGATTCCCAGCTAGCTGTAGCACAAATCGTCCCAGATACCACGCTACCAGTCAACAGTATCGCTACTCCCAAAGGAAATACAACTCTTATTGAGGGAGGGACAGCCGCAGGTACGAATTTGTTCCACAGCTTTGAGCGGTTTTCTGTCCCTACTGGTGGCGAGGCTTTCTTTAACAACGCAAGTAATATTCAAAATATTTTTAGTCGAGTAATAGGTCGGTCAATATCTAATATTGATGGTATAATTCGTGCTAATGGAACAGCTAACTTATTTTTAATTAATCCTAATGGAATTATTTTTGGGCCGAATGCAAGGTTAAATATTGGTGGCTCATTTTTGGCGAGTACAGCGAATAGTTTTAAGTTTGCTGATGGGGTAGAGTTTAGTGCTACTAATCCACAAAATACACCTTTGCTGAGTATAAATGTACCCATTGGTTTGCAATATGGAAAAAATGCAGGAGAGATTCGCGTCCAAGGAAAAGGTCAGGAATCTGGTGTACTTGGAAAAGGGGAGATTTATGATAGCTCATTTAATCCCTTAGAAGTTCTGTCAGGAAAGAGCTTAACCTTAGTAGGTGGCAATGTTGTCATCGATGGGGGAATTCTACAGGCTCCAGATGGTCTAGTCGAGTTAGGTGGAGTGTTGGGAGAAGGAACAGTAAAACTCAATAGTGATGGGAGTTTGAGTTTTCCTTTGGACGTGACACGAGCAGATATATCCTTGATAAACAAAGCGGGAATTAACGTGCTGGCTGGTGGTGGTGGGAGTATTACTATCAACGCCAGAAATTTGGATATATCAGGATATAGTTTGCTCAGTGCAGGGATAGCATACGATAAAGGGTCAGTTGATGCAAAAGCCGGAGATATTACCCTCAATACTACTGAAGCGTTGACAATTGCATCTAGCTTGATTGAAAACATTGTCAATTTTGGTACTCAGGCATATAGCGGCAATATCAACATCACTGCTGATTCAGTTTCTTTAACAAACAGTGGAAGACTAGATAATAGTTTTTCTGGTTTTGGCGAGCGAAAGGGAAAAGGGGGCAATATCAACATCACCGTTTCCAAGAGCGTCTCTTTTGATACATTTACCAGCTATGGGGAAAATATTAATATCACTACTGGGTCGTTTTCGCTCTTAAACGGGTCACTACAACCAAATTCTCTCGACAGTAAGGGGGAAGGGAGTAGTTTGATTATTTCTGCTAAAGATACCATTTCCCTTGACAAAGGAGCTAATATATTTGCGGAAAATGTTCAGCTGATCACCGGAAAGTTAATTGTTGGAGATGGTGTAAAGGTGTCCTCTTCAGCTAGTGAAACAAGTTCGGGAAGTTTAACTATTAAAGCTAACCAATCTGTAGAACTCAGAGGAATCGATCAACCTAGTTATTTATTTACCAATACAGCAACCACTCAAACTGGTGGTAACTTAATAATTGGAACCGGGCAGTTAACTTTTCAAGGTAATACAGAAATCCTCACTAATACAAAAGGTGTTGCTAATGCAGGCGATTTAATCATTCGGGCATCGGATTTTGTGAAAGTTAATCCGGGAGGAGGCATATTAGCACTAACCTCTGTTAATTCTACTGGTGCTGGGGGCAATGTGACTATTGAAACTGGGCGCTTTGAAGGAACACCGCCTATATTGCGTAGTTTGGGTCAGGGAAAAGTGGGGAGATTAACTATCATTAGCTCAGAATTTCTGCCTACTATTATCAAATCACAAACTGTTCCAAAGCGAACTTTACCGCCAATTCATATAATGATGTCAGCCATATCAGTTAATTTATTCGATCCTACTCAATTAATTGCTACTGGTTGTCCGGCTGCTAGTGGTAATTCATTTACTGTCACTGGACGTGGTGGTTTGCCACTATTACCCAATGAACCACTGCGTCCTAATAATACTGTATCGGTGAATTGGGTAGGCGATATCCAAGAGGAGATAAACTCAGATACTCAGGCGCAAAAAATGATTTCATCTCCTACTAATTATCAACTATCTACTACCCAAAACAAATCTGAAATTGTCGAAGCTACTAGTTGGATAAAAAACAACAAAGGTCAAGTGGTACTCATAACTTCTGCACCTAATATTCTAAACAGTAGTTGGCTAACTCCCACCATTTGCTCGACAACAGTAGAAGCGCAATAA